The sequence TTCGCTGACTTTATTTTCTTGAGTTACTATACCTTCGCTTGTTAGGAATTTACCACCTGAACGCTCTTCTATAACAACAAGCCCAACTTTTTCATCCATGCCAAATTGGGTAACAAGAGCCCTTACGATATCCGTTGCCCTTGTTAAGTCATTCTGCGCACCTGTGGATATACTCCCAAAGACTATCTCCTCGGCCGCTCTACCGCCAAGAAGTGTTATAACCTTATCCAACATTTCCTCTTTGGTTAAAAGATATTTATCATCAACAGGCAACTGCTGTGTATAACCCAGTGCAGAAAGACCTCTGGGTATAATTGATATCTTATGGACAGGGTCTGCGCCGGGTAATAAATAGGCACAGATGGCATGGCCAGATTCATGGTATGCAACACGTTTCTTTTCATCCTCAGAGATTACCTTATTTTTCTTCTTTAGGCCCGCAATTTGTCTCTCTATAGCTTCTTCAAAATGTTCCATATATACCGCATCTTTGTTCTCACGCGCCGCCAACAGTGCAGCCTCGTTAACTATATTAGCAATATCAGCACCAACAAGTCCAGGCGTCATTTGGGCAAGCTTTTTAATATCAACATCTGGGCTTATTTTTATTTTTTTAATATGAACCTTGAATATCGCCTCCCTACCCCTTACATCGGGCTTATCTACAATTATCTGCCTATCAAACCTCCCGGGTCTTAGAAGGGCAGGATCCAAAACCTCAGGTCTGTTAGTGGCAGCCATAATTATAACACCTTTAGATGAATCAAAACCGTCCATCTCGGCAAGCAATTGATTAAGGGTTTGTTCTCTTTCATCGTTACTTGTTAAAGAATTAAGAGCTCTACTTTTTCCTATGGCATCTATTTCATCTATAAATACAATACATGGTGATAGCTTTTTGGCTTCGTTAAATAAATCCCTAACTCTGCTTGCACCAACACCAACAAACATTTCTATAAACTCAGACCCACTTATACTTATAAACGGAACTCCAGCTTCACCCGCAGTAGCTTTTGCAAATAGCGTCTTTCCGACACCGGGCACGCCAACTAATAAAACGCCTTTGGGGGCTCTGCCGCCGAGTCTTTGGTACTTTTGAGGGTCCCTTAAGTATTCAACAATTTCCTGAATCTCCTGTTTTGCCTCATCAGCTCCGGCAACATCAGAGAACTTAACATCAGGTTTTTCGTTTAGGTAAACCTTAAACCGGCCCTTTCCAAAGCCAAACAATCCACCACTTGTGCCCCTCATTTTCTTCGTCATTAGCCACCATATAAAAAATAGAAAACCAAAGGGCAAGATCCAGCCAAAGATAAGGTTGGTTAACCATGTATTTGTTACTTTACCGGAAAAATCAACACCATGGGTTTCTAAATCTTTAACCAGGTTAGGGTCATTAACAACAACAGTGATAAACCTTTTCTTCTTTCCATCTTTATCTATATAAATGCCTTTTATGTATTTTTCCGAGATAGCACAGCTCTTAACCTTATTTTTGCCTACAAGTTCTTTAAATTGCGAGTACGATATTTCAACACTCTGTTGTCCTGAGTAATATTGATACATATAAAACATAAAAAAAGCGATTAGAATATAAATGATAAGGAATTTTGAAAAGTTATTAAAACCCTTGAGCTGCTGTTTATCGTTATCCATAAGAATTATCTACTTAGAAAAAATAGAATAGATTTCGCCATCTCGTGAAACAACAAACAGCCTATCACAGCAGTAAAGCATGCCACTACTAAACTCATCACCTAAATCCTTTATATCCAAAACCTTGCCATTTAAGTAATCTAAAGCTATAAGCTTACCTTGTTGTGTTAAAGCAAAAACAACCCTACCTATAACCTTTAAACTATAAATATTACCCTCGTCGGTGAGCTTTGTCTTCCATATCGTCTCACCGCCGCTTTTATCTAAGCAATACAGGTTACCTTCCTCATCGGCTAAATAAAGACCAAATATACTCTGCTGTATATTTGAATATGTGGAAATCTTTCTTTTCCAAACAATAGACCCATCTTCACGGCTTACAGCCTCTGTATAACCATTGGTAGTTGTTATATAAATTTTACCCCCTGAAGATACAGGGGTTGTATCGCTATCTATAAACATGTTGCCTTCCCCAACCTGGGCTTCCCAAATTTGATCACCTTTATAAGAGATTTTATCCACACTACCATCATCAAAACCTACATACAATCCATCATCACCAAACAAAATACCCGAGAAACCTCTAATATCAAGCATATTGAACTCACCATGTGTATATTTCCATACAGTGCTTAAATCATTATCGCTCAAGCAGTAGACTGTATCATTCTCAACAGTCACATACACTTTATCTGATTTTGTATATATCCTGCCAACTACAGGAAAATCAAATTGCCTCTTAGCTAAAACCTTGCCTGTCTTTAAATCAACTTTATATAGCCCACCCTTATTCGTACCAACAAACAGATAGCTACCCTCTACACCCAAAGCAACCTCTACAGGTTCATCTTCAAATTCAACAACAAGTCTCTTTGTTTCTTTCTTTGGGTCTATTTCATAAACTTCACCATCCAAATTTCCTATATAAAGAAAACCGTCATGACTTGTTAAATAAGCTTTATACCCCACATTATCTACATCAGCCACACTTTCGTAATCAATTGGGGGTGCAAGAGACTGACTTAGTTGCTTATGTTCCTCAACCTTCAAAACAAACTTATTGGAGCTTGAACACGAAGATAAAGCAAACGCAATTAATACTAAAATAAAACTAACTATTTTTCTCATTATATCTCCTTTTTAGTAGTTTTTCCAACATCTCCTCGCTGTTCAAAAACGCTTCAGAGACTTCATCATCATTCATGCCGCACCCTTTAAGAACAACACCTGCAAACTCTTTGGTTATCAAATTGTGGGGTGAGTGGGTGTCCGTATTAAGCATATACTTAGCCCCTGCTGACCTGGCCATCCTAAAAACATGCCCATTTGTAAAACTATGACCACTTCGGGCGCTAATTTCCAAATAAACGCCTTTTTCAGCCGCAAGTTCTGCCTCTTTTAAATTTATAAGCCCGGGATGGGCAAGTATGTCACAGCCTGCTTCTATAGCAGCCAAATTTGTACCCTTAGCTACAGGCTCAACAGGACTTTCGCCGTGTACAACCACCACCTGGGCAGACAACTCTTTTGCTTTTAGAACAGCATCTTTTATTAATTCGGGAGGAACATGAGTTATTTCAACACCGTAAAACACATACAATCCAAAGTATTTTTCAAGGCCTGCTACAGCCTTTTTCACATTTTCAATAACAAATTCCATATTAGAGAAATCGACATGGTCAGTAAATGCTATGGCACGGTATCCTATATCTTTAGCCCTTCTTGCAAGCTCTGAAGGTATAAGCTCTCCATCGCTGAACAACGTATGCGTATGCAAATCAATCATAGCAAAATTTTAAGTTTTACTAACAAAGGTGTCAAGCTTATTTATTGACACAAACTTAAGCTATAGTTATAATGCTTAAAAATTGGAAAAGAAGGGGGTTGGTATTATGTCAAACGCGGAAAAGGATACACAAATCACACCTAATTATGATGATGTATTTAAAAATTTTGGAAGTGGAGACATAGTAAAAGGAAAGGTAATAGATGTAAGAGGAGATGATGTCTTCGTTGATATAGGTTACAAATCAGAGGGCATAATAAAAGCCAGGGAATTTATGGATGATGATGGCAACTTAAACGTTAAAGTAGGAGATGAAATCGAGGCTGTCTTTTTCAATAGAACAGATCCGGATGGTTTTGAAATATTATCAAAGGCTGCAGCAGACAGAATCAAAGGATGGAATAAGGTAAAACAGGCTTATAAAGAAGGAAAAACCATCAAAGGCAAGATTAACAGTGTAGTAAATGGTGGATTTACTGTAAAAATAGATGGATTTTTAGCATTTTTGCCTGGTTCTCAAGTGGAGTTAAAACCTATAAAGAACTATCCTTCATATGTTGGTAAAGAATTTGAGTTTAAAGTTGTAAATATAAACGAAAGTAAGAGAAACGCCGTTCTTTCCAGAAAAGTACTACTTGAAGAAGAAGAAAGACAAAGGCAACAGGAATTGTGGGAAAAGATAAAAGAAGGTGCTATTTTAAAGGGCAGGGTAAAGAATATAACAGATTATGGCGTATTTGTGGATTTAGGTGGGGTTGACGGTCTTGTTCATATTACGGATATGTCATACAGCAGGGTATCCCATCCATCTGAGCTTGTAAATTTAGATGATGAGGTTGAGGTAAAGATAATAAAGATAGAGGAAAATGAGGGCAAAAAAAAGATATATCTGGGCATGAAACAGTTATCCGAAGACCCCTGGAAAAACATAGAAGAAAAGTTTAGCGTGGGTAATATGGTAAAAGGTAAAATAGTAAACATAGTTGACTATGGTTTATTTGTAGAGATAGATAAGGGCATAGAAGGGCTTGTACACAAAAGCGAGATAAGTTATGACAAATACCCACCAAAGTTTGAAGAAACCTATAAGATTGGTGATGAGGTTGATGTAAAGATAACAAATATAGACAAAGAGAACAGACGTATGTCACTTTCAATAAAACAAACAAAGCCATATCCATGGGATAACATAGAGGAAAATTACAAGCCGGGCGACATAGTTGAGGGTGTAGTAACAGGTATAAAGGATTTTGGTATTTTTGTAAAGCTACAAGAGGGTGTTGAGGGTTTAATCCATGAAAACGACCTATCATGGGACAAAGAAGACAAACCGCAAATAAATCTTAAAGATACTATAAAGGCCAAGGTTTTGAATATAGACAAAGAAAAAGAAAGAATAGCCTTAGGGCTTAAACAACTTACCAAAGATCCTTGGGAAGATATAGACAAAAAATACAGTGTGGGCGACGAAATCGAGGCAAGGGTAGTTAGCGTAAAACCGTTTGGGGCTTTTGTTAAAATAGAAAAAGGGGTAGAAAGTTTAGTTCCAAAGAGTGAATTCAATAACATTCAACCTCAAATTGATGAAACGGTAAAGATAAGAATTATAAGAATAGACAAAGACAAAAAAAGATTGATATCAAGCTTTATAAACGAATAGCATAAAAATTTGATGATAAAAAAGGCTACTTTAGCCGTTGTTTTATTAACCATAATTGTATTTATAGTAAGTATGGTTTATTTTGCTTTCAATGTACCGAATGTGGCTGTTTTATCTATAAACGGCGTCATAAACCAAAAGAAGACAGATAACTGGATCAGGGCATTAAATAAGATAAAAAGAGAATCTAATATAAAAGCAGTATTATTGAAAATAGATTCACCTGGCGGGGAAGCTGTATCAAGTCAACGTTTATATTTTGCCATCAAAGACTTATCAAAAACAAAACCTGTTGTTTGCCTTATAGAAACAATAGGTGCAAGTGGAGCCTACTATGCAGCATCAGCATCAAATAAAATTGTATCCTATCCCGCATCTATAATAGGCAGTATAGGCGTATTATTCGAGACACTGAACGTTGCCAAACTATCAAAACGCTTAGGGGTTAAGGCTTTTGTTGTAAAAAGCGGAAAGTTGAAAGATGCTGGTAACCCATTCAGAGAGCCCACAAAAGAAGACGAAGAGATGATAAACAATGTGGTTAATGACATATACAATCAATTTTTAGACGATGTAGCAAGAGGGCGCAATATGGAATCACAAAAGCTAAAAAGATACGCAAATGGCAGTATATTTAGCGGTAGACTAGCCCTAAAAATAGGCCTTGTAGACTCAACAGGTGGCCTTAAAGATGCAAAGAAATACATAAAAAGATTGACCAAAATAAAAAAAATAAAACTCTACAGTTTCAACAGAAAACCCAGTACAGCAGGAAAACTGCTCAAAGGGTTAGCAGAAAATATAATTGAATTATTAGAAAGACCTTCTGTAAAAGCCATATACCAATGATAAGGCTAAACTTAATAAAAAACCAACTACCTATAGAGATAGATTTACCAAAATCCATAAAAAACAGACAGAAAGCATTTATTGCAGCTGTAGGATTAAGCATACTTATTCTTTTGGCCCCTGCGGCATATTATATCTTTAAATTAATCAAAACTACAAATAAACAACCAGAAAAAGTAACTCTAAAAGTGGAAAAACCAGGAAAAAAAGAAGCTAAAACAAAGCCACCGATATCGCTACAGCAAAAAAAATCAAAACCTAAAAAAGAAGTTCAAACCAAAAAAGCAGTAAACTTCAAACCACTTAAAGGCGCTCTATTTAAGATTGAGATAGCCTTAGAGGATATACCCAAAAACTCATTCTCTAATCAAACAACCACAGCCCTACCACCGCTACCTCCAAGTCTAAAACCATTACCCCCCAAACAAAAAATTGACAACAAAACAAAACAAAACAAAAGTCAGATATACGAGGTAAAAATAAAAACACCATACAAGACCAAATTACAAAATTTACTCAACAAATTAGGAATACATTACACCACAAAAAGCTTTAAAAAAAACTCAAAAACAATTTACGATGTCTATATAGGAGGACTATACAGCTACCCAGATGTTTTGAAGTTTGCAAAAATTTTAAAAAGTAAAGGGTATAGGGTATATT comes from Hippea maritima DSM 10411 and encodes:
- the ftsH gene encoding ATP-dependent zinc metalloprotease FtsH; translation: MDNDKQQLKGFNNFSKFLIIYILIAFFMFYMYQYYSGQQSVEISYSQFKELVGKNKVKSCAISEKYIKGIYIDKDGKKKRFITVVVNDPNLVKDLETHGVDFSGKVTNTWLTNLIFGWILPFGFLFFIWWLMTKKMRGTSGGLFGFGKGRFKVYLNEKPDVKFSDVAGADEAKQEIQEIVEYLRDPQKYQRLGGRAPKGVLLVGVPGVGKTLFAKATAGEAGVPFISISGSEFIEMFVGVGASRVRDLFNEAKKLSPCIVFIDEIDAIGKSRALNSLTSNDEREQTLNQLLAEMDGFDSSKGVIIMAATNRPEVLDPALLRPGRFDRQIIVDKPDVRGREAIFKVHIKKIKISPDVDIKKLAQMTPGLVGADIANIVNEAALLAARENKDAVYMEHFEEAIERQIAGLKKKNKVISEDEKKRVAYHESGHAICAYLLPGADPVHKISIIPRGLSALGYTQQLPVDDKYLLTKEEMLDKVITLLGGRAAEEIVFGSISTGAQNDLTRATDIVRALVTQFGMDEKVGLVVIEERSGGKFLTSEGIVTQENKVSEKTKELVDEEVSKMMGECYAKAKAMLISRRDKLEKLASELLKKEVINEEELKDIMEDENED
- a CDS encoding PQQ-binding-like beta-propeller repeat protein, with the protein product MRKIVSFILVLIAFALSSCSSSNKFVLKVEEHKQLSQSLAPPIDYESVADVDNVGYKAYLTSHDGFLYIGNLDGEVYEIDPKKETKRLVVEFEDEPVEVALGVEGSYLFVGTNKGGLYKVDLKTGKVLAKRQFDFPVVGRIYTKSDKVYVTVENDTVYCLSDNDLSTVWKYTHGEFNMLDIRGFSGILFGDDGLYVGFDDGSVDKISYKGDQIWEAQVGEGNMFIDSDTTPVSSGGKIYITTTNGYTEAVSREDGSIVWKRKISTYSNIQQSIFGLYLADEEGNLYCLDKSGGETIWKTKLTDEGNIYSLKVIGRVVFALTQQGKLIALDYLNGKVLDIKDLGDEFSSGMLYCCDRLFVVSRDGEIYSIFSK
- the sppA gene encoding signal peptide peptidase SppA, which encodes MIKKATLAVVLLTIIVFIVSMVYFAFNVPNVAVLSINGVINQKKTDNWIRALNKIKRESNIKAVLLKIDSPGGEAVSSQRLYFAIKDLSKTKPVVCLIETIGASGAYYAASASNKIVSYPASIIGSIGVLFETLNVAKLSKRLGVKAFVVKSGKLKDAGNPFREPTKEDEEMINNVVNDIYNQFLDDVARGRNMESQKLKRYANGSIFSGRLALKIGLVDSTGGLKDAKKYIKRLTKIKKIKLYSFNRKPSTAGKLLKGLAENIIELLERPSVKAIYQ
- a CDS encoding histidinol phosphate phosphatase domain-containing protein, which produces MIDLHTHTLFSDGELIPSELARRAKDIGYRAIAFTDHVDFSNMEFVIENVKKAVAGLEKYFGLYVFYGVEITHVPPELIKDAVLKAKELSAQVVVVHGESPVEPVAKGTNLAAIEAGCDILAHPGLINLKEAELAAEKGVYLEISARSGHSFTNGHVFRMARSAGAKYMLNTDTHSPHNLITKEFAGVVLKGCGMNDDEVSEAFLNSEEMLEKLLKRRYNEKNS
- a CDS encoding 30S ribosomal protein S1 gives rise to the protein MSNAEKDTQITPNYDDVFKNFGSGDIVKGKVIDVRGDDVFVDIGYKSEGIIKAREFMDDDGNLNVKVGDEIEAVFFNRTDPDGFEILSKAAADRIKGWNKVKQAYKEGKTIKGKINSVVNGGFTVKIDGFLAFLPGSQVELKPIKNYPSYVGKEFEFKVVNINESKRNAVLSRKVLLEEEERQRQQELWEKIKEGAILKGRVKNITDYGVFVDLGGVDGLVHITDMSYSRVSHPSELVNLDDEVEVKIIKIEENEGKKKIYLGMKQLSEDPWKNIEEKFSVGNMVKGKIVNIVDYGLFVEIDKGIEGLVHKSEISYDKYPPKFEETYKIGDEVDVKITNIDKENRRMSLSIKQTKPYPWDNIEENYKPGDIVEGVVTGIKDFGIFVKLQEGVEGLIHENDLSWDKEDKPQINLKDTIKAKVLNIDKEKERIALGLKQLTKDPWEDIDKKYSVGDEIEARVVSVKPFGAFVKIEKGVESLVPKSEFNNIQPQIDETVKIRIIRIDKDKKRLISSFINE